The Candidatus Angelobacter sp. genome includes a region encoding these proteins:
- a CDS encoding ATP-binding protein has protein sequence MKSKLASDPAALRRAAEARLREKPATRQPQTGADLRRLQHELEVHQIELEMQNEELQAARAEIASALERYTDLFDFALVGYFDLAADQTIQLANLTGAKLFGLERGSLTGRRFELFVAKTDRPVFGSLFKKIFATGAKQTCELALVKEDRSALTVRLEATRAPNGRECRVVLMDITDRKLLDEQLRQAQKMEAIGHLAGGVAHDFNNILAVIIMETELSGMVADMPEAVRKRLQQIRASADRAVNLTRQLLMFSRRQVMRSNILDLNEVIAQFATMLQRIIGEDVRLILHLNPTPLMARADIGMLDQVLMNLAVNARDAMPKGGQLLIATTEKIVDENAARLNPDAAPGRYVCLSVSDTGSGIAPEALPRIFEPFSRPKARARARAWDWQRSSALSNNTTVGSR, from the coding sequence GGATTTGCGGCGGCTCCAGCACGAACTTGAAGTTCACCAGATCGAGCTGGAGATGCAGAACGAGGAACTCCAGGCGGCCCGCGCTGAAATTGCCAGCGCCCTGGAACGCTACACCGATCTTTTCGATTTTGCGCTGGTGGGCTACTTCGATCTGGCCGCCGACCAGACCATTCAGTTGGCGAATCTTACCGGCGCAAAGCTCTTCGGGCTGGAGCGCGGCAGCCTGACCGGCCGGCGCTTCGAGTTGTTCGTCGCTAAAACAGACCGGCCGGTCTTCGGTTCTCTCTTCAAGAAGATCTTTGCCACCGGAGCCAAACAGACTTGTGAACTCGCGCTGGTGAAAGAAGACCGGTCGGCCCTGACCGTCCGGCTTGAAGCCACGCGCGCTCCGAACGGCAGGGAATGTCGCGTTGTGCTGATGGATATAACCGACCGCAAGCTGTTGGACGAACAGCTCCGCCAGGCGCAAAAGATGGAAGCGATCGGACACCTCGCCGGAGGCGTGGCGCACGACTTCAATAATATCCTGGCGGTGATAATCATGGAAACCGAACTGTCCGGGATGGTCGCGGATATGCCGGAAGCCGTCCGCAAACGCTTGCAACAAATCCGGGCGAGCGCCGACCGCGCCGTCAACCTCACCCGGCAGTTGCTTATGTTCAGCCGCCGACAGGTGATGAGATCCAACATTCTGGATTTGAACGAAGTCATCGCCCAATTTGCCACGATGCTTCAGCGCATCATCGGCGAGGACGTGCGGTTGATACTGCACCTGAATCCCACGCCGCTCATGGCCCGTGCCGACATCGGGATGCTGGATCAGGTGTTGATGAACCTCGCCGTGAACGCCCGTGATGCGATGCCCAAGGGCGGACAACTGCTCATTGCCACGACAGAAAAAATCGTGGACGAGAATGCCGCGCGTCTGAATCCGGACGCCGCGCCGGGCCGCTATGTTTGTTTGAGCGTCAGCGACACGGGAAGCGGGATCGCGCCCGAGGCGTTGCCCCGGATTTTCGAACCTTTTTCACGACCAAAGGCCCGGGCAAGGGCACGGGCCTGGGACTGGCAACGGTCTTCGGCATTGTCAAACAACACCACGGTTGGATCGAGGTGA
- a CDS encoding response regulator: protein MNNQPGHGVNFQVFLPTSNATDPQLVQTPGPSHPLGGTETILLVEDEPAVRRLTRAVLETAGYHVLEAPDGAAAQHIWKEHHDSIDLLLTDMVMPGGISGRELAVSLQTHAPGLRVIFTSGYSADIAGRELSLEEGKNFLQKPSSPRQLLEVVRRCLDA, encoded by the coding sequence GTGAACAACCAACCGGGCCATGGTGTGAACTTTCAAGTGTTCCTCCCCACCAGCAACGCGACAGACCCGCAATTGGTTCAAACTCCGGGGCCATCGCACCCGTTGGGCGGCACGGAAACCATCTTGCTGGTCGAGGACGAGCCGGCGGTACGCAGGCTGACTCGCGCCGTATTGGAGACGGCTGGCTACCATGTTTTGGAGGCACCTGACGGCGCGGCGGCGCAACACATTTGGAAGGAACATCACGATTCGATCGATTTGTTGCTGACCGATATGGTGATGCCCGGTGGCATCAGCGGGCGCGAGCTGGCCGTAAGTTTGCAGACACACGCACCCGGGCTCCGGGTCATTTTCACCAGCGGTTACAGTGCGGACATCGCCGGGCGTGAACTTTCCCTGGAAGAGGGGAAGAATTTCCTCCAAAAACCATCCTCGCCCCGACAACTGCTGGAAGTCGTTCGTCGATGCTTGGACGCCTGA